The Elaeis guineensis isolate ETL-2024a chromosome 13, EG11, whole genome shotgun sequence genome includes a region encoding these proteins:
- the LOC105060946 gene encoding uncharacterized protein isoform X2 has protein sequence MGNCQAAEAATVVIQHPSGRVERVYWSLSASQVMAANPGHYVAVIITSTATSSDGSSNAPVKHLKLLRPDDTLHIGHVYRLVSFEEVLREFASKRHVKLSRLLVKQKDKPSSRRATTGGGGGGGGGDRERRRGGGGRVAEPESSPTMPQVVESPDRVEAEFEELVQRLASNRRSSSGVVARHGQWRPALQSIAESGS, from the exons ATGGGGAATTGCCAGGCGGCGGAGGCGGCGACGGTGGTGATCCAACACCCAAGTGGGAGGGTGGAGAGGGTCTACTGGTCTCTGAGCGCCAGCCAAGTCATGGCCGCGAACCCCGGCCACTACGTCGCCGTTATCATCACCTCCACCGCCACCTCCTCCGATGGCAGCAGCAACGCCCCGGTGAAGCATCTTAAGCTGCTCCGCCCTGACGATACCCTCCACATCGGCCACGTCTACCGCCTCGTTAGCTTCGAAG AGGTGCTGAGAGAGTTTGCGTCCAAGAGGCACGTCAAGCTGAGCCGGTTGCTCGTCAAGCAAAAGGATAAGCCCAGCTCGAGAAGAGCAACCactggcggcggcggcggaggaggaggaggagaccgAGAACGACGGCGAGGTGGTGGTGGTCGGGTGGCGGAGCCAGAGAGCTCGCCGACGATG CCTCAGGTGGTGGAGTCGCCGGATAGGGTGGAGGCGGAGTTCGAGGAGTTGGTGCAGAGGTTGGCGAGCAATAGAAGAAGTAGCAGTGGGGTGGTGGCACGCCACGGGCAGTGGAGGCCAGCCTTGCAAAGCATCGCAGAGTCTGGGAGTTAA
- the LOC105060946 gene encoding uncharacterized protein isoform X1: MGNCQAAEAATVVIQHPSGRVERVYWSLSASQVMAANPGHYVAVIITSTATSSDGSSNAPVKHLKLLRPDDTLHIGHVYRLVSFEEVLREFASKRHVKLSRLLVKQKDKPSSRRATTGGGGGGGGGDRERRRGGGGRVAEPESSPTMVALTWDGWYLSLLQPQVVESPDRVEAEFEELVQRLASNRRSSSGVVARHGQWRPALQSIAESGS; this comes from the exons ATGGGGAATTGCCAGGCGGCGGAGGCGGCGACGGTGGTGATCCAACACCCAAGTGGGAGGGTGGAGAGGGTCTACTGGTCTCTGAGCGCCAGCCAAGTCATGGCCGCGAACCCCGGCCACTACGTCGCCGTTATCATCACCTCCACCGCCACCTCCTCCGATGGCAGCAGCAACGCCCCGGTGAAGCATCTTAAGCTGCTCCGCCCTGACGATACCCTCCACATCGGCCACGTCTACCGCCTCGTTAGCTTCGAAG AGGTGCTGAGAGAGTTTGCGTCCAAGAGGCACGTCAAGCTGAGCCGGTTGCTCGTCAAGCAAAAGGATAAGCCCAGCTCGAGAAGAGCAACCactggcggcggcggcggaggaggaggaggagaccgAGAACGACGGCGAGGTGGTGGTGGTCGGGTGGCGGAGCCAGAGAGCTCGCCGACGATG GTGGCGTTGACGTGGGATGGATGGTATTTGTCTCTGCTGCAGCCTCAGGTGGTGGAGTCGCCGGATAGGGTGGAGGCGGAGTTCGAGGAGTTGGTGCAGAGGTTGGCGAGCAATAGAAGAAGTAGCAGTGGGGTGGTGGCACGCCACGGGCAGTGGAGGCCAGCCTTGCAAAGCATCGCAGAGTCTGGGAGTTAA